From Spartinivicinus ruber, the proteins below share one genomic window:
- a CDS encoding ATP-binding protein: MESKQLVEISEQHIKKHSQNVYGTLVEFQHRYQPQQTDQSSRLRRNTLPGTSATGFVEQTQTIKLIDRISNITPDHPLLTDQQHHLMTVLHRGLAIATALIDEFSKLTGLKQLQEDNARGTLENSLQQKFKSLLQTSAFISLHAFAEFIEFKYAQAPKRVSYPELILDIQLSSPLASVKHCLAQYYQLIDQYVKTDDDLIGYSVFFADTLLDELARFKGSLANVDNFQAYNFHVVADDFNVNGLERQQQRQKSQALTMTFKKPEEVVGNAIAKYQAQKLAKMLVCYDFKQQQNPFAELGGFIFTFMGDGKPGTGKTTLIQMLAGLLHQYCEVAGYPFYYENFGPDNIDSYQGKSGQNAKQFIRNIINPQVIGFGTIDDIDQVAGKRGDKQSSAGQQEVTAVLMESFAGSGTRVLGNCSFGLFSNYPENVDDALRQRASARFLIDGPQTQADYIDILALLLGNNHDIPTGDVELFASQQIQQLIQSNYEQHNLPQEEKLLDVYQQTVNQLGPLDSLEKLGHYLKNIQQADERFTGRAIKNITDAVKVRSMDFDMPDEWFAEPQLFLHKPYDEKLQMIKSLQQPITSAMVLQEVNRYADSEFRYAASSDDAYIADRVRQLTLEQQVQQQFANQQLATNK; encoded by the coding sequence ATGGAAAGTAAACAATTAGTCGAAATTAGCGAACAACATATTAAAAAGCACAGCCAAAATGTATACGGCACTTTAGTTGAATTTCAACACCGTTATCAACCCCAACAAACAGACCAGTCATCGCGATTAAGGCGTAACACCTTACCTGGTACCTCAGCAACGGGTTTTGTTGAACAAACCCAAACTATAAAACTGATTGATCGGATTAGCAATATCACCCCAGACCATCCCTTGTTGACCGACCAGCAACATCATTTAATGACTGTACTGCATCGTGGTTTAGCCATTGCCACGGCGTTAATAGATGAGTTCAGTAAATTAACCGGCTTAAAACAACTGCAGGAAGACAACGCCCGTGGTACATTGGAAAATAGCCTGCAGCAAAAATTTAAATCACTATTACAAACCAGTGCTTTCATTAGTTTACATGCTTTCGCTGAATTTATTGAGTTTAAATATGCCCAAGCACCAAAGCGGGTCAGCTACCCAGAGCTAATATTGGATATCCAACTTTCTTCCCCACTTGCCTCTGTTAAACACTGCCTTGCACAATATTATCAGCTAATTGATCAATATGTGAAAACCGATGATGATTTAATTGGTTACAGTGTATTTTTTGCTGACACCCTACTGGATGAATTGGCTCGCTTCAAAGGTAGCTTAGCCAATGTAGACAATTTCCAAGCCTATAATTTCCATGTAGTGGCAGATGACTTTAATGTCAATGGTTTAGAACGGCAGCAGCAAAGACAAAAAAGCCAGGCCCTGACCATGACGTTTAAGAAACCAGAAGAAGTGGTTGGTAACGCCATTGCTAAGTATCAAGCCCAAAAATTGGCAAAAATGCTAGTATGCTACGATTTTAAACAACAACAAAATCCCTTTGCTGAATTAGGTGGTTTTATTTTCACCTTTATGGGGGATGGTAAACCCGGTACCGGTAAAACCACACTGATTCAAATGTTAGCCGGATTACTCCACCAGTATTGTGAAGTGGCAGGTTATCCTTTTTACTATGAAAACTTTGGCCCTGATAATATTGACTCATACCAAGGAAAATCAGGCCAAAATGCCAAGCAATTTATTCGTAATATCATCAACCCTCAAGTTATAGGTTTTGGCACTATTGACGATATTGATCAGGTTGCAGGCAAACGGGGGGATAAACAAAGCTCCGCCGGCCAACAGGAAGTCACTGCGGTATTAATGGAATCATTTGCAGGGTCTGGTACTCGTGTATTGGGCAACTGCAGTTTTGGATTATTTTCTAACTACCCGGAAAATGTTGATGATGCTTTGCGCCAAAGAGCCAGCGCACGGTTTTTGATTGATGGGCCACAAACACAAGCCGATTATATTGATATTTTAGCCTTATTATTAGGTAACAATCATGATATCCCAACAGGCGATGTAGAGTTATTTGCCAGCCAACAAATCCAACAGCTAATTCAATCCAACTACGAGCAACATAACCTCCCTCAGGAAGAAAAGCTGCTGGATGTATATCAACAAACAGTTAACCAGCTGGGGCCATTAGATTCGCTGGAGAAACTTGGTCATTACTTAAAAAATATCCAACAGGCCGATGAGCGCTTTACTGGCCGTGCTATCAAAAATATCACTGATGCGGTAAAAGTCCGGAGTATGGATTTTGATATGCCAGACGAATGGTTTGCCGAACCACAGCTATTCTTGCACAAGCCATATGATGAAAAACTGCAAATGATTAAATCCCTTCAGCAGCCTATTACCTCAGCAATGGTGCTACAAGAAGTCAACCGCTATGCAGACTCTGAATTCCGTTATGCGGCCTCATCTGATGATGCCTACATTGCCGATCGTGTAAGACAACTGACGTTAGAGCAACAAGTGCAACAACAATTTGCTAACCAACAGCTCGCGACGAATAAGTGA
- a CDS encoding coiled-coil domain-containing protein, whose product MMYDLESQIKEVEQELNTQTESQASVAAKLSSALDKTLDEQTLDIENAKLNEVWANQEKLNTNIASLIMGLDQVTNQLGTDFDALRSQSGLEKFIGIFSSQKADEMRADRIKEADISENLNDLIVQSNKIVTILQGQEQVLIEQLAKGEQNLTYTIEQRQQTVESLEQVRQQLNQLDPKLIDLENQISEAADPAKRATLEAELHELNKQYNTLRNQEQSLLVKSQTLEKYIDMNKTNVDSLHNQKTAQQVLIDKLKTDTAQRVILFEQYQHSLKTSQQQDVAHRLNEIGSAVDRKTQEGMAHIASATNNRLVEMMESHSGDMQASRDIMAKKARADERFMRRFHNVVAKHDSANYDQ is encoded by the coding sequence GTGATGTACGATTTGGAAAGTCAAATCAAGGAAGTTGAACAAGAGCTAAACACCCAAACAGAAAGTCAAGCCTCAGTTGCGGCTAAACTGTCATCTGCTTTGGATAAAACACTGGACGAACAAACCCTTGATATTGAAAACGCTAAACTCAATGAGGTATGGGCCAATCAAGAGAAGCTAAATACCAATATCGCTTCACTTATTATGGGGTTAGACCAGGTCACAAACCAGTTAGGCACCGACTTCGATGCTTTGCGAAGCCAATCAGGCTTGGAAAAATTTATTGGCATTTTTAGCAGCCAAAAAGCAGATGAAATGCGCGCTGACCGGATTAAAGAAGCCGATATTAGTGAAAACCTTAATGACCTGATTGTTCAATCAAATAAAATTGTGACTATTTTACAAGGTCAGGAACAAGTATTGATAGAGCAATTAGCTAAGGGCGAACAAAACTTAACCTATACTATTGAGCAGCGCCAGCAAACCGTTGAGTCACTTGAACAAGTAAGACAACAGCTCAACCAGCTTGACCCCAAACTCATTGACCTGGAAAACCAAATCAGTGAAGCAGCCGATCCTGCTAAGCGAGCAACACTGGAAGCTGAGCTACATGAGCTAAACAAACAATACAATACACTACGCAATCAAGAGCAATCTTTACTGGTTAAAAGCCAAACGTTGGAAAAATACATCGATATGAACAAAACCAACGTAGATTCTCTCCATAACCAAAAAACGGCTCAGCAAGTATTAATTGATAAGCTGAAAACCGATACTGCACAGCGCGTGATTTTATTTGAACAGTACCAGCACTCTTTAAAAACCTCTCAACAACAGGATGTTGCTCATCGCTTAAACGAAATTGGCTCAGCGGTTGATCGGAAAACTCAGGAAGGTATGGCACACATCGCTTCCGCAACAAATAACCGGTTAGTGGAAATGATGGAAAGTCACTCAGGTGATATGCAAGCCTCCAGAGATATCATGGCGAAGAAAGCCCGAGCAGATGAACGCTTTATGCGTCGCTTCCATAATGTTGTTGCTAAACACGACTCCGCCAACTACGACCAGTAA
- the ushA gene encoding bifunctional UDP-sugar hydrolase/5'-nucleotidase UshA: MKYIMKSRLYRLGVLAAAAVAMASCAWLPASYDAEKIYKITVLHTNDHHGRFWSNRHGEYGLAARKTLIDQIRQEVTAEGGHVLLLSGGDINTGVPESDLQDAEPDFKGMARLGYDAMALGNHEFDNPLAVLRKQQSWVDFPFLSANIYDQQGKRLFPAYTIFNLDGLKVAVLGLTTEDTAKLGNPEFIDEIDFRNPITEASQLVPELKHQAQMVIAVTHMGHYPNAKHGINAPGDVSLARQVNGLDVIVGGHSQDPLFKPDKQNNTLILQAYEWGKYVGRADFEFKNGELTLTNYQLIPVNLKKKVKQGDKEERVLMGKAIAEDREIKAFLAPYQEKGQAGLSKEVASLDGKLEGDRHVVRFQPTNLGELIAQAQQEKMHADLAVMNSGGIRDSIEPGSVTYKDILQVQPFGNIVVKVDLTGKELLNYLRVVAAKPADSGAFAQFSGVNLLIKQGRLIKATINDKPINPAKNYRLAINSYIAAGGDGYPKLDNHPNYVNSGFVDADVLTEYMSKNSPIKIADYQAEKKVIRK, from the coding sequence ATGAAATATATAATGAAGTCTCGTTTGTATCGGCTAGGGGTGTTAGCAGCTGCAGCAGTCGCCATGGCCAGTTGTGCTTGGTTGCCTGCGTCGTATGATGCTGAAAAAATCTACAAAATTACAGTGTTACACACTAATGACCATCATGGCCGGTTTTGGTCTAACCGCCATGGTGAGTATGGATTGGCAGCTAGAAAGACCTTAATCGATCAGATTCGTCAGGAAGTCACTGCTGAGGGTGGCCATGTGTTGTTATTATCCGGTGGGGATATTAATACGGGAGTCCCTGAGTCAGATCTGCAAGATGCTGAACCAGATTTTAAAGGAATGGCACGTTTAGGCTATGATGCCATGGCATTAGGTAATCATGAGTTTGACAATCCATTAGCGGTATTACGTAAACAACAGTCTTGGGTCGATTTTCCATTTCTTTCGGCCAATATTTATGATCAACAAGGTAAACGTTTGTTTCCTGCCTACACTATTTTTAACTTAGATGGTTTGAAAGTTGCTGTTTTAGGTTTAACTACAGAAGACACGGCTAAATTAGGTAACCCGGAGTTTATTGATGAAATAGACTTTCGAAACCCCATTACGGAAGCGAGTCAGTTAGTGCCTGAATTAAAGCATCAGGCGCAGATGGTTATTGCTGTAACGCATATGGGGCATTATCCAAATGCCAAACATGGCATTAATGCACCAGGTGATGTGAGTTTAGCCAGGCAAGTGAATGGATTGGATGTGATTGTCGGGGGGCATTCACAAGACCCATTATTTAAGCCAGACAAGCAAAATAACACGCTAATTTTACAAGCCTATGAGTGGGGCAAGTATGTTGGTCGTGCTGATTTTGAATTTAAAAATGGTGAATTGACCTTGACCAATTACCAGCTAATTCCAGTTAATTTAAAGAAAAAGGTCAAGCAGGGCGATAAAGAAGAACGGGTATTAATGGGGAAAGCCATAGCTGAGGACCGTGAAATAAAAGCGTTTTTAGCGCCTTATCAAGAAAAAGGACAGGCTGGATTAAGTAAAGAGGTGGCTAGCCTGGATGGCAAGCTGGAAGGTGATCGCCATGTGGTACGTTTTCAGCCAACTAATTTAGGTGAGCTGATTGCTCAGGCTCAACAGGAAAAAATGCACGCTGATTTGGCAGTAATGAATTCAGGTGGGATTCGTGACAGTATTGAGCCAGGTTCAGTTACCTATAAGGATATTTTACAAGTACAGCCATTTGGCAATATCGTTGTTAAAGTGGATTTAACAGGCAAAGAATTGTTGAATTATTTAAGGGTAGTTGCGGCTAAGCCAGCAGACTCTGGGGCTTTTGCTCAGTTTTCTGGGGTTAACTTGTTAATAAAACAAGGTAGACTGATAAAAGCAACGATTAACGATAAACCAATCAACCCTGCGAAAAACTATCGTTTGGCGATAAACAGTTATATAGCCGCAGGTGGTGATGGTTATCCAAAACTGGATAATCACCCCAATTATGTCAATAGTGGTTTTGTGGACGCTGATGTGTTGACAGAATACATGAGCAAGAATAGCCCGATAAAAATTGCTGATTATCAGGCTGAAAAGAAAGTGATCCGCAAATAA
- the rnz gene encoding ribonuclease Z produces MKITFLGTSAGVPTKHRNVTAIAVQPNQQSNWWLIDCGEGTQHQLLHPPFSLSRLTTIFLTHLHGDHCYGLPGLLATRALQGGSQSLPLTVIGPSGVKPLIESICQHTQLYLNYPLNIIEVTSAPNRLTIDQHQIEVVPMEHNITSYGYLISPPDFPGHLNAAKAKALGIAPGPIYQQLKQGKRVTLDDGREIDGNHLLSPAAPAPKVFIAGDNGNPQQLLPWLESASLLVHEATLTEPERQRLAGNIHHSTAAAVAKVANQAKLDNLILTHFSARYGETARQGKLTIDDIHQEASEYFQGQLYLAADWQQYTLTLKGELQQAHIQPKNQ; encoded by the coding sequence ATGAAAATCACTTTTTTAGGTACCTCTGCCGGCGTTCCCACCAAGCATCGTAATGTTACGGCTATTGCAGTTCAACCTAACCAGCAATCGAACTGGTGGCTAATAGACTGTGGAGAAGGCACCCAACATCAATTATTGCACCCCCCCTTTAGTCTGAGTCGACTCACTACCATTTTTCTCACCCACTTACATGGTGATCACTGTTATGGTTTACCTGGGTTATTAGCCACCCGAGCTTTACAGGGAGGCAGCCAGAGTCTGCCCTTGACTGTGATTGGTCCTTCTGGGGTCAAGCCACTCATTGAGAGTATTTGTCAGCATACTCAGCTTTACCTAAATTACCCACTAAACATTATTGAAGTCACATCGGCGCCCAACCGCTTGACTATAGACCAACACCAGATTGAAGTGGTCCCAATGGAACATAACATTACCAGTTATGGTTATTTAATCTCACCACCAGATTTTCCAGGACATTTAAATGCTGCCAAAGCAAAAGCCCTTGGTATTGCTCCTGGACCGATTTATCAGCAATTAAAGCAAGGCAAACGAGTTACCCTGGATGATGGCCGCGAAATTGATGGCAACCATTTGTTGTCTCCAGCAGCCCCGGCACCCAAAGTTTTCATCGCTGGCGATAATGGCAACCCTCAACAACTCTTGCCCTGGCTTGAATCTGCGTCATTGCTAGTCCATGAAGCCACATTGACTGAACCAGAACGGCAAAGGCTAGCCGGCAACATTCACCACTCTACTGCTGCCGCTGTTGCCAAAGTGGCCAACCAAGCTAAGTTAGACAATTTAATTTTGACTCACTTCAGCGCTCGCTATGGGGAAACAGCTCGCCAAGGAAAATTAACAATAGATGATATTCACCAGGAGGCCAGTGAATATTTCCAGGGTCAGCTTTATTTAGCTGCAGACTGGCAGCAGTATACCCTTACACTCAAAGGCGAATTACAGCAAGCGCATATCCAGCCGAAAAACCAATAA
- a CDS encoding substrate-binding periplasmic protein: protein MRIWLFLVISLSFPLFGAEPVNFCDDEAGWPPYYYHPRVDGKPDRSKIVGFNIDLMKEVEKITGLKYTLELMPWKRCLDSVANFDKEKKYEAFMDGTYNKERAEKYYLTTSVYETHEGIWFSQKKYPDGIPITKFTDLNNFSICTILGYNSDIWYEKYQINKTKKFVCCPKDPLGALKMVSLDRCDLLISSLEPIFGSVAIGQYTIPKDIKGIPLIGAETINFYWFVSKKSPRAYELTTKYSQAITILKSNGVAEKILRKYIPK, encoded by the coding sequence ATGCGTATATGGTTATTTCTCGTAATAAGCCTAAGCTTTCCCCTATTCGGAGCCGAGCCCGTTAATTTTTGTGATGATGAAGCTGGATGGCCCCCTTACTACTACCACCCCCGAGTAGATGGCAAACCCGATCGGAGTAAAATTGTTGGATTCAATATTGACTTAATGAAAGAAGTCGAAAAAATAACTGGGCTTAAATATACACTTGAATTAATGCCTTGGAAACGCTGCTTAGACTCCGTAGCCAATTTTGATAAAGAGAAGAAGTATGAAGCCTTCATGGACGGCACTTACAATAAAGAACGTGCTGAAAAATATTATCTAACCACCTCCGTTTATGAGACTCACGAAGGTATTTGGTTTTCTCAAAAAAAATATCCTGATGGCATTCCAATCACAAAGTTTACTGACTTAAATAATTTTAGTATCTGTACAATACTAGGTTATAACTCAGATATTTGGTACGAAAAGTATCAAATAAATAAAACCAAAAAGTTTGTTTGCTGCCCTAAGGATCCATTAGGCGCTTTGAAAATGGTGTCCCTGGATCGCTGTGACTTATTAATTAGTAGTCTGGAACCCATCTTTGGTAGTGTAGCTATCGGCCAATATACAATCCCAAAGGATATTAAAGGTATTCCATTGATAGGAGCTGAAACAATCAATTTTTACTGGTTTGTATCGAAAAAATCCCCCAGAGCTTATGAACTGACAACTAAATACAGTCAAGCTATTACCATTTTGAAAAGTAATGGTGTAGCAGAAAAGATTCTTCGTAAATACATTCC
- a CDS encoding DUF6638 family protein has translation MKLDSVPEQLLYGDLMEVTSPHLIHRYNSALKLLTGKTTQLSFFHIDCSGYSPEIATELDTPDYLDDAGANPKFILLSIEQQDLPSLSEYFSSTSDLLKRFINDNYLALFTLTALDAVYGELDNRLYRIQSIEDIINVDEVHFQIDTPKQLISQALNLQQMIDQLLNEDDQLWLDDEYLQSIIQLGKTVGNVQLNKVIPDTLSYQQNNYFTSHMGGIYVFKDTRPKPTLITLDPQFATDKLPNHCKHIHGHEYQKVFQFLIKYGLIEPLQKKKLQQKVDQLRFKKHQVIIDYLISLDQHCDKPLDEFQLKQFINQNFEDLPESFHKLHDLVAAIERQEKTIPNKDELLFHTCQVTNSPRAQQSYRTINHLLSHYTPYNYLRLFIFNRPYFNAAFSRWPEAKQQYVMDYLRQHQAMIEEKQGIGIVKGK, from the coding sequence ATGAAACTGGATAGCGTCCCAGAACAACTGCTTTATGGTGACTTAATGGAAGTCACCAGTCCTCATTTAATTCACCGCTATAATAGTGCACTCAAGCTATTAACTGGAAAAACCACCCAATTGTCGTTTTTCCATATTGACTGTAGTGGTTATTCCCCTGAAATAGCCACAGAACTAGATACACCAGACTATCTTGATGATGCAGGGGCTAACCCAAAATTCATTTTATTATCTATTGAACAACAAGACTTACCCTCTCTGAGTGAGTACTTTTCCTCCACTAGCGACCTATTAAAACGATTTATTAATGATAACTACTTAGCTTTATTTACCCTGACAGCCTTAGATGCAGTTTATGGTGAACTAGACAACAGGCTATACCGCATTCAGTCAATAGAAGATATTATCAATGTCGATGAGGTGCACTTTCAAATTGATACCCCCAAGCAGCTGATTTCTCAGGCACTCAATTTACAACAAATGATTGATCAGCTGCTGAACGAAGATGACCAACTCTGGTTAGATGATGAATATCTACAATCGATTATTCAACTGGGCAAAACCGTTGGTAATGTGCAATTGAATAAGGTGATTCCTGATACCCTCAGTTACCAGCAAAACAATTACTTTACCAGCCACATGGGTGGTATTTACGTTTTTAAAGATACCCGTCCCAAACCCACTTTAATTACTTTGGATCCGCAATTTGCAACAGACAAATTACCTAATCATTGTAAGCACATACATGGGCATGAATACCAAAAAGTTTTCCAGTTTTTAATCAAGTATGGCTTGATTGAACCACTGCAAAAAAAGAAATTGCAACAAAAAGTCGATCAATTACGCTTTAAAAAACATCAAGTGATTATTGACTACCTGATTTCCCTTGACCAACACTGCGACAAACCACTTGATGAATTTCAGCTGAAGCAGTTTATCAATCAAAACTTTGAAGACTTACCAGAAAGCTTTCATAAACTGCATGATTTAGTGGCTGCCATAGAGCGACAAGAAAAAACCATTCCCAACAAAGATGAGTTACTGTTTCATACCTGCCAAGTCACCAATAGCCCAAGAGCCCAACAGTCTTATCGTACTATAAACCACCTGTTGAGCCATTACACACCTTATAATTATTTACGGTTATTTATATTTAACCGTCCTTACTTTAATGCAGCATTCAGTCGATGGCCTGAAGCCAAACAACAATATGTTATGGATTACCTAAGACAACACCAGGCAATGATTGAAGAGAAACAAGGTATAGGTATAGTAAAAGGGAAATAA
- a CDS encoding response regulator transcription factor: protein MAKHYQIFIHDNHPLFRSELIRVIKSQLTQTTLYEVDSPLMWLGKIKRLPGNKLLLLDILADGGYGLAHIFYLKRYAPQIKIIAMTPSNNDSIAAKAFWLGANGIFPKKSEASQLIQLITATNNHGPRPNYSQQITSEEREQLSFICDRIKLLSIQQYKVLILLTAGKVNKQIAQVLGVAEATVKAHLTSIFKKLGVRNRTQAIITMKVLQSHLINKPEFQTA from the coding sequence ATGGCTAAACATTACCAGATATTTATTCACGATAACCACCCATTATTCCGTTCGGAACTTATCCGTGTCATCAAGTCACAACTCACACAAACAACCTTATATGAAGTGGACAGTCCCTTGATGTGGCTTGGCAAAATTAAACGATTGCCCGGCAACAAGTTACTATTATTAGATATATTAGCTGATGGTGGTTATGGACTAGCACATATCTTTTACCTAAAACGCTATGCACCACAAATTAAAATCATAGCTATGACGCCCTCTAATAACGATTCAATTGCGGCTAAAGCCTTTTGGTTAGGAGCGAATGGCATTTTTCCTAAAAAGTCAGAAGCAAGCCAGCTTATTCAATTGATTACCGCCACTAATAATCACGGCCCACGACCTAATTACAGTCAACAAATTACCTCTGAAGAGCGAGAACAACTTAGTTTTATTTGTGATCGAATAAAATTGCTGTCCATTCAACAATATAAAGTGTTGATATTATTAACTGCCGGTAAAGTGAATAAACAAATAGCGCAAGTACTCGGTGTCGCTGAGGCTACGGTTAAAGCACATTTAACCAGTATTTTCAAAAAACTGGGAGTACGAAACCGTACTCAGGCCATTATTACTATGAAAGTCCTGCAAAGCCATTTGATCAATAAACCAGAGTTCCAGACCGCTTAA
- a CDS encoding alpha-ketoglutarate-dependent dioxygenase AlkB family protein: MEQTPLALTHSDIISLPLTDASVWYIPVLFSQAQAEDYFHQLALSGTIDWRQEPIKLFGRECIQPRLTAWFGDAEAHYCYSGLQLSPLPWCPVLVEIKQVVEQAVNTSFNSVLLNFYRNGADSMGWHSDDEPELGSQPLIASISFGAERDFVMRHKQYKTNGLKPITLPLASGSCLVMAGTTQQCWQHQLPKRSVRKIPDGRVNLTFRSVIKF; encoded by the coding sequence ATGGAACAGACGCCACTTGCTTTAACTCACTCTGATATTATCTCGCTACCCCTCACCGATGCCAGTGTGTGGTATATTCCAGTATTATTTTCTCAAGCACAGGCAGAGGACTATTTTCACCAATTAGCGTTAAGTGGGACAATTGATTGGCGGCAAGAGCCTATCAAGCTATTTGGTCGAGAGTGCATCCAACCCAGGTTAACCGCATGGTTTGGCGATGCTGAGGCCCATTATTGTTATTCTGGATTACAACTGAGTCCATTACCCTGGTGCCCTGTTTTAGTTGAAATTAAACAGGTAGTGGAACAAGCCGTCAATACCTCATTCAATAGTGTGTTGTTAAATTTTTATCGTAATGGTGCGGATAGTATGGGCTGGCACAGTGATGATGAACCTGAATTAGGTTCGCAGCCACTCATTGCTTCCATCAGTTTTGGTGCTGAACGTGATTTTGTCATGCGACATAAGCAGTATAAAACCAATGGGTTGAAACCAATCACATTGCCATTAGCATCAGGAAGTTGCCTGGTAATGGCTGGTACCACTCAACAATGTTGGCAGCATCAGTTGCCAAAACGCTCAGTCAGAAAAATACCGGAT